The following are encoded in a window of Gasterosteus aculeatus chromosome 5, fGasAcu3.hap1.1, whole genome shotgun sequence genomic DNA:
- the eif3c gene encoding eukaryotic translation initiation factor 3 subunit C isoform X4, with protein MSRFFATGSDSESEESSSADEITPKAPGTTYKPSLLLSDDEEDTKRVVRSAKDKRFEELTNLIKTIRNAMKIRDMAKCLEEFEQLCRAFLKSKTIVDKEGVPSFYIRLLADLEDYLNQVWEDKEGKKKMNKHNAKALSTLRQKIRKYNRDYETEITSYKENPQESADEEEEKEAGDSGSSSDSDGEEDEDGVPAKSFLKKKPEVTPDASKFLKSAKGSGDESSSSDDDEDWGSDTVDSGSESSDEGDGKGASLAVVFLKKAQEGEKSTEKIGKKKKKEKKELREEEFEEEEGGEGVEGGWEKVKGGAPMVKEKPKMFAKGTEINVPVVVKKLNEILQARGKKGTDRAAQIELLHALANIAGENNLGQGVLVKIKFNIIASLYDYNPNLAAFMKPEMWKKCLECIDELLDILFEHNDIFIGENIAEDSESLIISDQPFRVRGCILTLVERMDEEFTKIMQNTDPHSQEYVDNLKDEGHVCGIIDRLLDYMETKGSTEEICRVYLRRIMHTYYKFDYKAHRRSLGLPVESKSEQDQEESEGEDSAVIMDRLCKFIYAKDRTDRIRTCAILCHIYHHALHSRWYQARDLMLMSHLQDNIQHADPPVQILYNRTMVQLGICAFRQGMIKDAHNALLDIQSSGRAKELLGQGLLMRNMQERNAEQEKIEKRRQVPFHMHINLELLECVYLVSAMLLEIPYMAAHEFDARRRMISKQFHHQLRVGERQPLLGPPESMREHVVAASKAMKMGDWRTCHSFIINEKMNSKVWDLFPETQRVREMLVRKIQEESLRTYLFTYSSVYDSISMGTLSEMFELEIPTVHSIISKMIINEELMASLDQPTQTVVMHRTEPTSLQNMALQLAEKLGSLVENNERVFDLKQGIYGGYFNRDQKGGYQQNKSYNRDQKGGYQQNKSYNRDQRGGGYQGGGGGGYHGGGGGGGYHGGGGYQGGGGGGGYQGGGGGGGYHGGGGGGGYHGGGGGGGGYHGGGGGGGGYQGGGGGGYHGGGGGGGYHGGGGGGGYQGGGGGYQGNRGGYNRGGYRNQNQSNY; from the exons ATGTCTCGTTTCTTCGCCACCGGGTCTGACAGCGAGTCAGAGGAGTCCTCGTCCGCCGATGAGATCACCCCTAAAGCACCCGGAACCACCTACAAGCC GTCGCTGCTTCTTAGTGACGATGAGGAGGACACTAAGCGAGTGGTCCGCAGCGCGAAAGACAAAAG GTTCGAGGAGTTGACCAACCTCATCAAGACCATCCGAAATGCCATGAAGATTCGCGACATGGCCAAATGTCTGGAGGAGTTTGAGCAGTTATGTCGAGCCTTCCTCAAAAGCAAGACTATAGTGGACAAAGAGGGTGTTCCCTCTTTCTATATCCGTCTGCTGGCCGACTTGGAGGACTATCTGAACCAG GTTTGGGAGgacaaagagggaaagaagaagatgaaCAAACACAACGCCAAAGCCCTCAGTACGCTACGTCAGAAGATCCGCAAGTACAACAGAGACTACGAAACAGAAATAACTTCATACAAGGAG AACCCTCAGGAGTCggccgatgaagaggaggagaaggaggcagggGATTCTG GCTCATCTTCTGATAGCGAtggagaggaagatgaagatggcGTTCCAGCCAAGTCCTTCTTGAAGAAAAAGCCTGAGGTTACCCCAGATGCCAGCAAGTTCCTTAAGTCCGCTAAAGGATCCGGG GATGAGTCTTCTTCGAGTGATGACGATGAAGACTGGGGCTCCGACACTGTCGACAGTGGCAGTGAGAGCTCGGATGAAGGGGACGGAAAGGGCGCCTCCCTGGCTGTTGTCTTCCTCAAGAA GGCTCAGGAGGGCGAGAAGTCCACTGAAAAGATcggtaagaagaagaaaaaggagaaaaaggagcTCCGCGAGGAGGagtttgaggaagaggagggaggagagggggtggaggggggctgggaGAAGGTGAAAGGAGGCGCCCCGATGGTTAAG GAAAAGCCTAAAATGTTTGCCAAAGGCACTGAAATCAATGTACCAGTGGTGGTGAAGAAGCTGAATGAGATCCTGCAAGCAAGAGGCAAAAAGGGCACAGACag GGCGGCCCAGATTGAGCTGCTCCACGCTTTGGCGAACATCGCTGGTGAGAATAACCTGGGCCAAGGAGTCCTGGTGAAGATCAAGTTCAACATCATCGCCTCCCTGTACGACTACAACCCCAACCTGGCGGCCTTCATGAAG cCTGAAATGTGGAAGAAGTGCCTGGAGTGCATCGATGAGCTGCTTGACATCCTGTTCGAACACAACGACATCTTCATCGGGGAGAACATTGCAGAGGACAGTGAGAGTCTGATCATCTCAGACCAG CCATTCCGGGTGCGTGGGTGCATCTTAACGTTGGTAGAGAGGATGGATGAAGAGTTCACCAAGATCATGCAGAACACCGATCCCCATTCACAAG aaTACGTCGACAACCTGAAAGACGAGGGGCACGTTTGCGGCATCATCGACCGGCTGCTCGACTACATGGAGACCAAAGGCAGCACCGAGGAGATTTGCCGCGTCTACCTGCGCAGAATCATGCACACCTACTACAAGTTTGACTACAAGGCCCACCGGCGCAGCCTGGGCCTCCCGGTCGAGTCCAAG TCCgagcaggaccaggaggagagcgagggtgAGGACAGCGCCGTGATCATGGACCGCCTCTGCAAGTTCATCTACGCCAAAGATCGCACCGACCGCATCCGCACCTGCGCCATCCTCTGCCACATCTACCACCACGCTCTGCATTCGCGCTGGTACCAGGCCCGCGACCTGATGCTCATGAGCCACCTGCAGGACAACATCCAGCACGCCGACCCCCCCGTGCAG ATCCTGTACAACAGAACCATGGTGCAACTCGGCATCTGTGCATTTAGGCAGGGCATGATTAAAGACGCCCACAACGCCCTGCTGGACATCCAGTCCTCTGGGCGAGCCAAGGAGCTCCTGGGTCAGGGGCTGCTCATGAGGAACATGCAGGAGAGGAACGCAGAGCAGGAGAAGATTGAAAAGAGAAGACAA GTGCCGTTCCACATGCACATCaacctggagctgctggagtgtgtgtacctggtgtcgGCCATGCTGCTGGAAATCCCCTACATGGCCGCCCACGAGTTCGATGCCCGCCGCAGGATGATCAGCAAGCAGTTCCATCACCAGCTGAGGGTGGGAGAGAGGCAGCCGCTGCTGG GGCCCCCAGAGAGCATGAGGGAGCATGTGGTGGCAGCCAGCAAGGCCATGAAGATGGGAGACTGGCGTACCTGCCACTCGTTCATCATCAACGAGAAGATGAACAGTAAAGTCTGGGACCTGTTCCCCGAGACGCAGAGAGTGCGCGAGATGCTCGTGAG gaAGATCCAGGAAGAGTCACTGAGGACTTACCTGTTCACCTACAGCAGCGTGTACGACTCCATCAG CATGGGGACCCTATCTGAGATGTTTGAGTTGGAGATACCCACCGTCCACAGCATCATCAGCAAGATGATCATCAACGAGGAGCTGATG GCGTCACTCGACCAGCCCACCCAGACGGTGGTGATGCACCGCACCGAGCCCACCTCCCTGCAGAACATGGCGCTGCAGCTGGCGGAGAAACTCGGCAGCCTGGTGGAGAACAACGAGCGCGTCTTCGACCTCAAGCAGGGCATCTATGGAGGATACTTCAACAGAG ACCAGAAAGGTGGCTACCAGCAGAACAAATCTTACAACAGAG ACCAGAAAGGTGGCTACCAGCAGAACAAATCCTACAACAGAG ATCAGAGAGGCGGTGGCTAccagggaggtggtggtgggggctaccatggaggtggaggcggcggaggctaccatggcggcggcggctaccaaggaggtggaggtggcggcggctaccaaggaggtggaggtggcggcggcTACCATGGCggtggaggtggcggcggcTACCATGGCGGTGGGGGCG gcggcggcggctaccatggaggtggaggcggtggcggcggctaccaaggaggcggaggcggcggctATCAcggaggtggaggtggcggcggctaccatggaggcgggggaggcggcggctaccagggaggaggcggcggctaCCAGGGGAATAGAGGCGGCTACAATAGAGGCGGCTACAGGAATCAGAACCAAAGCAACTACTGA
- the eif3c gene encoding eukaryotic translation initiation factor 3 subunit C isoform X16, producing the protein MSRFFATGSDSESEESSSADEITPKAPGTTYKPSLLLSDDEEDTKRVVRSAKDKRFEELTNLIKTIRNAMKIRDMAKCLEEFEQLCRAFLKSKTIVDKEGVPSFYIRLLADLEDYLNQVWEDKEGKKKMNKHNAKALSTLRQKIRKYNRDYETEITSYKENPQESADEEEEKEAGDSGSSSDSDGEEDEDGVPAKSFLKKKPEVTPDASKFLKSAKGSGDESSSSDDDEDWGSDTVDSGSESSDEGDGKGASLAVVFLKKAQEGEKSTEKIGKKKKKEKKELREEEFEEEEGGEGVEGGWEKVKGGAPMVKEKPKMFAKGTEINVPVVVKKLNEILQARGKKGTDRAAQIELLHALANIAGENNLGQGVLVKIKFNIIASLYDYNPNLAAFMKPEMWKKCLECIDELLDILFEHNDIFIGENIAEDSESLIISDQPFRVRGCILTLVERMDEEFTKIMQNTDPHSQEYVDNLKDEGHVCGIIDRLLDYMETKGSTEEICRVYLRRIMHTYYKFDYKAHRRSLGLPVESKSEQDQEESEGEDSAVIMDRLCKFIYAKDRTDRIRTCAILCHIYHHALHSRWYQARDLMLMSHLQDNIQHADPPVQILYNRTMVQLGICAFRQGMIKDAHNALLDIQSSGRAKELLGQGLLMRNMQERNAEQEKIEKRRQVPFHMHINLELLECVYLVSAMLLEIPYMAAHEFDARRRMISKQFHHQLRVGERQPLLGPPESMREHVVAASKAMKMGDWRTCHSFIINEKMNSKVWDLFPETQRVREMLVRKIQEESLRTYLFTYSSVYDSISMGTLSEMFELEIPTVHSIISKMIINEELMASLDQPTQTVVMHRTEPTSLQNMALQLAEKLGSLVENNERVFDLKQGIYGGYFNRDQKGGYQQNKSYNRDQKGGYQQNKSYNRDQRGGGYQGGGGGGYHGGGGGYHGGGGGGGYQGGGGGYQGNRGGYNRGGYRNQNQSNY; encoded by the exons ATGTCTCGTTTCTTCGCCACCGGGTCTGACAGCGAGTCAGAGGAGTCCTCGTCCGCCGATGAGATCACCCCTAAAGCACCCGGAACCACCTACAAGCC GTCGCTGCTTCTTAGTGACGATGAGGAGGACACTAAGCGAGTGGTCCGCAGCGCGAAAGACAAAAG GTTCGAGGAGTTGACCAACCTCATCAAGACCATCCGAAATGCCATGAAGATTCGCGACATGGCCAAATGTCTGGAGGAGTTTGAGCAGTTATGTCGAGCCTTCCTCAAAAGCAAGACTATAGTGGACAAAGAGGGTGTTCCCTCTTTCTATATCCGTCTGCTGGCCGACTTGGAGGACTATCTGAACCAG GTTTGGGAGgacaaagagggaaagaagaagatgaaCAAACACAACGCCAAAGCCCTCAGTACGCTACGTCAGAAGATCCGCAAGTACAACAGAGACTACGAAACAGAAATAACTTCATACAAGGAG AACCCTCAGGAGTCggccgatgaagaggaggagaaggaggcagggGATTCTG GCTCATCTTCTGATAGCGAtggagaggaagatgaagatggcGTTCCAGCCAAGTCCTTCTTGAAGAAAAAGCCTGAGGTTACCCCAGATGCCAGCAAGTTCCTTAAGTCCGCTAAAGGATCCGGG GATGAGTCTTCTTCGAGTGATGACGATGAAGACTGGGGCTCCGACACTGTCGACAGTGGCAGTGAGAGCTCGGATGAAGGGGACGGAAAGGGCGCCTCCCTGGCTGTTGTCTTCCTCAAGAA GGCTCAGGAGGGCGAGAAGTCCACTGAAAAGATcggtaagaagaagaaaaaggagaaaaaggagcTCCGCGAGGAGGagtttgaggaagaggagggaggagagggggtggaggggggctgggaGAAGGTGAAAGGAGGCGCCCCGATGGTTAAG GAAAAGCCTAAAATGTTTGCCAAAGGCACTGAAATCAATGTACCAGTGGTGGTGAAGAAGCTGAATGAGATCCTGCAAGCAAGAGGCAAAAAGGGCACAGACag GGCGGCCCAGATTGAGCTGCTCCACGCTTTGGCGAACATCGCTGGTGAGAATAACCTGGGCCAAGGAGTCCTGGTGAAGATCAAGTTCAACATCATCGCCTCCCTGTACGACTACAACCCCAACCTGGCGGCCTTCATGAAG cCTGAAATGTGGAAGAAGTGCCTGGAGTGCATCGATGAGCTGCTTGACATCCTGTTCGAACACAACGACATCTTCATCGGGGAGAACATTGCAGAGGACAGTGAGAGTCTGATCATCTCAGACCAG CCATTCCGGGTGCGTGGGTGCATCTTAACGTTGGTAGAGAGGATGGATGAAGAGTTCACCAAGATCATGCAGAACACCGATCCCCATTCACAAG aaTACGTCGACAACCTGAAAGACGAGGGGCACGTTTGCGGCATCATCGACCGGCTGCTCGACTACATGGAGACCAAAGGCAGCACCGAGGAGATTTGCCGCGTCTACCTGCGCAGAATCATGCACACCTACTACAAGTTTGACTACAAGGCCCACCGGCGCAGCCTGGGCCTCCCGGTCGAGTCCAAG TCCgagcaggaccaggaggagagcgagggtgAGGACAGCGCCGTGATCATGGACCGCCTCTGCAAGTTCATCTACGCCAAAGATCGCACCGACCGCATCCGCACCTGCGCCATCCTCTGCCACATCTACCACCACGCTCTGCATTCGCGCTGGTACCAGGCCCGCGACCTGATGCTCATGAGCCACCTGCAGGACAACATCCAGCACGCCGACCCCCCCGTGCAG ATCCTGTACAACAGAACCATGGTGCAACTCGGCATCTGTGCATTTAGGCAGGGCATGATTAAAGACGCCCACAACGCCCTGCTGGACATCCAGTCCTCTGGGCGAGCCAAGGAGCTCCTGGGTCAGGGGCTGCTCATGAGGAACATGCAGGAGAGGAACGCAGAGCAGGAGAAGATTGAAAAGAGAAGACAA GTGCCGTTCCACATGCACATCaacctggagctgctggagtgtgtgtacctggtgtcgGCCATGCTGCTGGAAATCCCCTACATGGCCGCCCACGAGTTCGATGCCCGCCGCAGGATGATCAGCAAGCAGTTCCATCACCAGCTGAGGGTGGGAGAGAGGCAGCCGCTGCTGG GGCCCCCAGAGAGCATGAGGGAGCATGTGGTGGCAGCCAGCAAGGCCATGAAGATGGGAGACTGGCGTACCTGCCACTCGTTCATCATCAACGAGAAGATGAACAGTAAAGTCTGGGACCTGTTCCCCGAGACGCAGAGAGTGCGCGAGATGCTCGTGAG gaAGATCCAGGAAGAGTCACTGAGGACTTACCTGTTCACCTACAGCAGCGTGTACGACTCCATCAG CATGGGGACCCTATCTGAGATGTTTGAGTTGGAGATACCCACCGTCCACAGCATCATCAGCAAGATGATCATCAACGAGGAGCTGATG GCGTCACTCGACCAGCCCACCCAGACGGTGGTGATGCACCGCACCGAGCCCACCTCCCTGCAGAACATGGCGCTGCAGCTGGCGGAGAAACTCGGCAGCCTGGTGGAGAACAACGAGCGCGTCTTCGACCTCAAGCAGGGCATCTATGGAGGATACTTCAACAGAG ACCAGAAAGGTGGCTACCAGCAGAACAAATCTTACAACAGAG ACCAGAAAGGTGGCTACCAGCAGAACAAATCCTACAACAGAG ATCAGAGAGGCGGTGGCTAccagggaggtggtggtgggggctaccatggag gtggcggcggctaccatggaggcgggggaggcggcggctaccagggaggaggcggcggctaCCAGGGGAATAGAGGCGGCTACAATAGAGGCGGCTACAGGAATCAGAACCAAAGCAACTACTGA
- the eif3c gene encoding eukaryotic translation initiation factor 3 subunit C isoform X17 codes for MSRFFATGSDSESEESSSADEITPKAPGTTYKPSLLLSDDEEDTKRVVRSAKDKRFEELTNLIKTIRNAMKIRDMAKCLEEFEQLCRAFLKSKTIVDKEGVPSFYIRLLADLEDYLNQVWEDKEGKKKMNKHNAKALSTLRQKIRKYNRDYETEITSYKENPQESADEEEEKEAGDSGSSSDSDGEEDEDGVPAKSFLKKKPEVTPDASKFLKSAKGSGDESSSSDDDEDWGSDTVDSGSESSDEGDGKGASLAVVFLKKAQEGEKSTEKIGKKKKKEKKELREEEFEEEEGGEGVEGGWEKVKGGAPMVKEKPKMFAKGTEINVPVVVKKLNEILQARGKKGTDRAAQIELLHALANIAGENNLGQGVLVKIKFNIIASLYDYNPNLAAFMKPEMWKKCLECIDELLDILFEHNDIFIGENIAEDSESLIISDQPFRVRGCILTLVERMDEEFTKIMQNTDPHSQEYVDNLKDEGHVCGIIDRLLDYMETKGSTEEICRVYLRRIMHTYYKFDYKAHRRSLGLPVESKSEQDQEESEGEDSAVIMDRLCKFIYAKDRTDRIRTCAILCHIYHHALHSRWYQARDLMLMSHLQDNIQHADPPVQILYNRTMVQLGICAFRQGMIKDAHNALLDIQSSGRAKELLGQGLLMRNMQERNAEQEKIEKRRQVPFHMHINLELLECVYLVSAMLLEIPYMAAHEFDARRRMISKQFHHQLRVGERQPLLGPPESMREHVVAASKAMKMGDWRTCHSFIINEKMNSKVWDLFPETQRVREMLVRKIQEESLRTYLFTYSSVYDSISMGTLSEMFELEIPTVHSIISKMIINEELMASLDQPTQTVVMHRTEPTSLQNMALQLAEKLGSLVENNERVFDLKQGIYGGYFNRDQKGGYQQNKSYNRDQRGGGYQGGGGGGYHGGGGGYHGGGGGGGYQGGGGGYQGNRGGYNRGGYRNQNQSNY; via the exons ATGTCTCGTTTCTTCGCCACCGGGTCTGACAGCGAGTCAGAGGAGTCCTCGTCCGCCGATGAGATCACCCCTAAAGCACCCGGAACCACCTACAAGCC GTCGCTGCTTCTTAGTGACGATGAGGAGGACACTAAGCGAGTGGTCCGCAGCGCGAAAGACAAAAG GTTCGAGGAGTTGACCAACCTCATCAAGACCATCCGAAATGCCATGAAGATTCGCGACATGGCCAAATGTCTGGAGGAGTTTGAGCAGTTATGTCGAGCCTTCCTCAAAAGCAAGACTATAGTGGACAAAGAGGGTGTTCCCTCTTTCTATATCCGTCTGCTGGCCGACTTGGAGGACTATCTGAACCAG GTTTGGGAGgacaaagagggaaagaagaagatgaaCAAACACAACGCCAAAGCCCTCAGTACGCTACGTCAGAAGATCCGCAAGTACAACAGAGACTACGAAACAGAAATAACTTCATACAAGGAG AACCCTCAGGAGTCggccgatgaagaggaggagaaggaggcagggGATTCTG GCTCATCTTCTGATAGCGAtggagaggaagatgaagatggcGTTCCAGCCAAGTCCTTCTTGAAGAAAAAGCCTGAGGTTACCCCAGATGCCAGCAAGTTCCTTAAGTCCGCTAAAGGATCCGGG GATGAGTCTTCTTCGAGTGATGACGATGAAGACTGGGGCTCCGACACTGTCGACAGTGGCAGTGAGAGCTCGGATGAAGGGGACGGAAAGGGCGCCTCCCTGGCTGTTGTCTTCCTCAAGAA GGCTCAGGAGGGCGAGAAGTCCACTGAAAAGATcggtaagaagaagaaaaaggagaaaaaggagcTCCGCGAGGAGGagtttgaggaagaggagggaggagagggggtggaggggggctgggaGAAGGTGAAAGGAGGCGCCCCGATGGTTAAG GAAAAGCCTAAAATGTTTGCCAAAGGCACTGAAATCAATGTACCAGTGGTGGTGAAGAAGCTGAATGAGATCCTGCAAGCAAGAGGCAAAAAGGGCACAGACag GGCGGCCCAGATTGAGCTGCTCCACGCTTTGGCGAACATCGCTGGTGAGAATAACCTGGGCCAAGGAGTCCTGGTGAAGATCAAGTTCAACATCATCGCCTCCCTGTACGACTACAACCCCAACCTGGCGGCCTTCATGAAG cCTGAAATGTGGAAGAAGTGCCTGGAGTGCATCGATGAGCTGCTTGACATCCTGTTCGAACACAACGACATCTTCATCGGGGAGAACATTGCAGAGGACAGTGAGAGTCTGATCATCTCAGACCAG CCATTCCGGGTGCGTGGGTGCATCTTAACGTTGGTAGAGAGGATGGATGAAGAGTTCACCAAGATCATGCAGAACACCGATCCCCATTCACAAG aaTACGTCGACAACCTGAAAGACGAGGGGCACGTTTGCGGCATCATCGACCGGCTGCTCGACTACATGGAGACCAAAGGCAGCACCGAGGAGATTTGCCGCGTCTACCTGCGCAGAATCATGCACACCTACTACAAGTTTGACTACAAGGCCCACCGGCGCAGCCTGGGCCTCCCGGTCGAGTCCAAG TCCgagcaggaccaggaggagagcgagggtgAGGACAGCGCCGTGATCATGGACCGCCTCTGCAAGTTCATCTACGCCAAAGATCGCACCGACCGCATCCGCACCTGCGCCATCCTCTGCCACATCTACCACCACGCTCTGCATTCGCGCTGGTACCAGGCCCGCGACCTGATGCTCATGAGCCACCTGCAGGACAACATCCAGCACGCCGACCCCCCCGTGCAG ATCCTGTACAACAGAACCATGGTGCAACTCGGCATCTGTGCATTTAGGCAGGGCATGATTAAAGACGCCCACAACGCCCTGCTGGACATCCAGTCCTCTGGGCGAGCCAAGGAGCTCCTGGGTCAGGGGCTGCTCATGAGGAACATGCAGGAGAGGAACGCAGAGCAGGAGAAGATTGAAAAGAGAAGACAA GTGCCGTTCCACATGCACATCaacctggagctgctggagtgtgtgtacctggtgtcgGCCATGCTGCTGGAAATCCCCTACATGGCCGCCCACGAGTTCGATGCCCGCCGCAGGATGATCAGCAAGCAGTTCCATCACCAGCTGAGGGTGGGAGAGAGGCAGCCGCTGCTGG GGCCCCCAGAGAGCATGAGGGAGCATGTGGTGGCAGCCAGCAAGGCCATGAAGATGGGAGACTGGCGTACCTGCCACTCGTTCATCATCAACGAGAAGATGAACAGTAAAGTCTGGGACCTGTTCCCCGAGACGCAGAGAGTGCGCGAGATGCTCGTGAG gaAGATCCAGGAAGAGTCACTGAGGACTTACCTGTTCACCTACAGCAGCGTGTACGACTCCATCAG CATGGGGACCCTATCTGAGATGTTTGAGTTGGAGATACCCACCGTCCACAGCATCATCAGCAAGATGATCATCAACGAGGAGCTGATG GCGTCACTCGACCAGCCCACCCAGACGGTGGTGATGCACCGCACCGAGCCCACCTCCCTGCAGAACATGGCGCTGCAGCTGGCGGAGAAACTCGGCAGCCTGGTGGAGAACAACGAGCGCGTCTTCGACCTCAAGCAGGGCATCTATGGAGGATACTTCAACAGAG ACCAGAAAGGTGGCTACCAGCAGAACAAATCTTACAACAGAG ATCAGAGAGGCGGTGGCTAccagggaggtggtggtgggggctaccatggag gtggcggcggctaccatggaggcgggggaggcggcggctaccagggaggaggcggcggctaCCAGGGGAATAGAGGCGGCTACAATAGAGGCGGCTACAGGAATCAGAACCAAAGCAACTACTGA